The stretch of DNA GATTGGGATTTAACTATAAAGCCTGAAAAAAACAAAAAAGTTGCAATAATAGGAGCTGGTCCATCTGGCTTGCAATCTGCCCTTGAATTAAGAAAAGAAGGAATAAAGGTAACTGTCTTTGAAAAACTTCCTGTAAGAGGTGGAATGATGGCAGTTGGTATTCCTGAATATAGATTACCAAGAAATATATTAGAAAAAGAAATAAGTTATTTAGATAAATTAGGTGTTAATTTTAAACTTGGTGTAGAGATTGGTAAAGATATTAAGTTTGATGAGTTAATAGAAGATTTCGATTCCGTTATAGTTGCAGTTGGTAAACATGTTGGAAGAGTAGATACAAGCTTAAAAAACTCTGAAGCTGAAGGTATATTTAGTGCAGCTGAATATTTAAAAGAAGCAGCCCTTACAAGAAATATAACTAAATCAGGTAAAAAAGTTTTAGTAGTTGGTGGCGGAGACGTTGCTATGGATTGTTGTAGAGTTGCAAGAAGAATAAACACTACAGATTCTGTTTACTCAATATGCTTAGAAAATAATTTTGATCAAATGGCATCATCAGAACACGAAGTTAAGGGTGCTATTAGTGAAGGAATATCATTTAATCATGCAAGAGCTATAAAAGAGATAAAGGTAGATGAAAAAGGAAGAGTTTCAAAAGTAATTTTAAAGAAATGTCTTTCAATGTTTAATGAAAAAGGTATGTTTGCTCCTACCTTCGATGATAATGACACAACTGAGCTAGAAGTAGATACAATAGTATTTGCAATAGGACAAGGTGTTGATGGAAGCTTTGCAGAAAAAAAATTAGAACAAAGAGGAAATTCAACATTTGAATGTGATAAGCAAACTCTTCAATCAGTGTCAAACAATAAGGTATTTATAGCTGGAGATGCTTCTGGAGAATCAGTTATAGTTATACAAGCTATGGCAACTGGAAGAAGAGCTGCTGAATCTGTAATTAGATTTTTAAAAGAAGAATCTTTAATAGAAGGAAGAGAATTAAAGGATACTTGGAGTTTTGATACTAAACTTGATATGCCTACTGATTGGAGTAAAATATCAAGAGTTAGAGAAGATATGAAGGAGCTTAATCCTGAAATTAGGATTAAATCTTTTGATGAAGTTGCCCTTGGGTACACTAAAGAAGAAGCTTTAAGAGAAGCAGATAGATGTAGACAATGCCAATGTAAACTTTGTATGAAAGAATGTTTAATGCTTAGAGAATATACTGAATGTCCTAAAAAGTTATTTAAAGAGTATTTGGAAAAAGGCTATGAAAATATGGATAAGATGATAGCTTATTCTTGTAATCAATGTAGTCAATGTACAATAGTTTGTCCTAAAGACTTTAATATAAAAGATAACTTTATTGCAATGAAAGAAGATTTTGCCGAAAAGAATAATGGCTATGCCCCACTTAAAGAGCTTGAATATGTAGCACCTCAACAAGAAAAAGAAGCTAGTGAAAAGTATTCAACACAAGTTAAAGCTGATTATGGAAAGGCAAAGAAAACTAAGTATGTATTTGTTCCAGGATGTACAGTTCCAGCCTATATTCCAGATGCATGTGATAAAGTTTTAAAGCATTTAAAAGAAAAATTAGGTGAAGAAAATGTTGGAGCAATACTTCAATGTTGTGGTAAAGTATCTCTATTAGTTGGTGAAAAGCAACGATATTTAGATATAAATAAAAAAGTTATAGATCAGTTTGATGAAATGGGAGCTGAAGTTATAGTAACTATATGTCCTTCTTGTTATAAAGTTTATTCAGATACTGTTAAAAATCAAAAAGTTATATCTTATTGGGATCTTATTAGAGATGAAATTGGACTTCCTGAAGAAGCTTTAGGTATAGGAGAAAACTCTGATATTGTATTTAATATCCATGATTCTTGTGTAACTAGAGATGTAACTTCTCATCATGAAAGTATAAGATGGATGTTAGATGAAATGAAGTATAGATGGAGCGAAATAGAACATAACGGCAAAAACACAAGATGTTGTGGAGTTGGTGGTATGGCCTGTAGCTCAAACCCTGAACTTTATAAAAAGCTATATACAAGAAGAGCAAATGATTTTAACGAAGAATCTGTAGTTACTTATTGTGGCTCATGTAGAGGAACTATGGAAGCTGCTGGTAAAGATGCTGTTCATATATTAGATTTAATGTTTAGAGGAAAAGTTTATGAAAGCTCAGATAGAGGATACGGTAGAGGTTATAAAAACGAAGAAGAAATGTGGAGTAGAAGATTAGCTACTAAAGCAAAATTTGATGCTTATAAAAAATAACAATTTAAATTAATAAAGACACTTGGGAAATATTTCAAGTGTCTTTTGTTTATTTTGCTATCCCATAACGTTTCATCTTATTATATAAAGCATTTCTACTTATCCCAAGACTTTCAGCAGCTTTAGTCATATTCCCTTTAAAATAGTCTACAGTATTCTTTATTGTTCTTTGTTCAATTTCTAATAATGTACTTAATAAAACTTCTTGCTGACAATCTTCCTCTTTACTCTTGCTTTGATTGCAAGTAATGCAATTTTCATCATCACAAGTATGAATTATTTCATTACCTAAATTATCATATTTTAAACAAGTACATTCATCAAAATTCATCTCATAACTGGTTTCCCCATTAAGGTTAACAATATTCTCTACACAATTTTCTAGTTCTCTTATATTCCCTGGCCAACAATAAGATATCATTTTTTTTAATAATTTATTAGAAATTATAGGTATTGGTTTATTAAGTTTTTCACTCTTTATATTTAAGAAATAATCAATTAGTATTGGAATATCTCCAAATCTATCTTTAAGAGGAGGCATTTGAAGAGGAATTACATTTAATCTATAAAACAAGTCATTTCTAAAACATCCTTTTTTAATTTCTTCCTTAAGATCTTTGTTAGTTGCAGCAATTATTCTAACATCAATCTCTATTGGAACTTTTCCTCCCACTCTAGTTATTTTACCCTCTTGAATAACTCTTAAAAGGTGTACCTGCATTTCTAAAGGCATTTCTCCTATTTCATCTAAAAATATTGTTCCTCCATTTGCAAGTTCAAACTTCCCTGTTTTCCCACCTTTTTTAGCTCCAGTAAAAGAACCTTCTTCATAACCAAAAAGTTCACTTTCTATTAATGATTTAGGTATAGCTCCACAGTTTACAGCGATAAATGGTTCACAGGCTCTAAGACTATAAT from Clostridium chauvoei encodes:
- a CDS encoding sigma-54 interaction domain-containing protein → MESLDKDYYKHIIDSLENGILTITKNFKIKFINNKAEELLKIRMLDINRVDILDIFPSLRLSLDEMIKNNENTIENINISKINNSFNCDLIKMVLPNGDYEFIMVLKERKKLISTLNKLTTSYAVYTFDNIIGQSPQINKVINDAKKISKSPSTVLITGESGCGKELLAQSIHNYSLRACEPFIAVNCGAIPKSLIESELFGYEEGSFTGAKKGGKTGKFELANGGTIFLDEIGEMPLEMQVHLLRVIQEGKITRVGGKVPIEIDVRIIAATNKDLKEEIKKGCFRNDLFYRLNVIPLQMPPLKDRFGDIPILIDYFLNIKSEKLNKPIPIISNKLLKKMISYCWPGNIRELENCVENIVNLNGETSYEMNFDECTCLKYDNLGNEIIHTCDDENCITCNQSKSKEEDCQQEVLLSTLLEIEQRTIKNTVDYFKGNMTKAAESLGISRNALYNKMKRYGIAK
- a CDS encoding FAD-dependent oxidoreductase; protein product: MLKKEIIENMQNIVDNCMGDSEAACVATCPMHTDVKTYIKLIKENDGKGAIKVIRENLFIPGTLGRICAHPCEKKCKWNEGKSPMAIASLKRYAADNFDNENDWDLTIKPEKNKKVAIIGAGPSGLQSALELRKEGIKVTVFEKLPVRGGMMAVGIPEYRLPRNILEKEISYLDKLGVNFKLGVEIGKDIKFDELIEDFDSVIVAVGKHVGRVDTSLKNSEAEGIFSAAEYLKEAALTRNITKSGKKVLVVGGGDVAMDCCRVARRINTTDSVYSICLENNFDQMASSEHEVKGAISEGISFNHARAIKEIKVDEKGRVSKVILKKCLSMFNEKGMFAPTFDDNDTTELEVDTIVFAIGQGVDGSFAEKKLEQRGNSTFECDKQTLQSVSNNKVFIAGDASGESVIVIQAMATGRRAAESVIRFLKEESLIEGRELKDTWSFDTKLDMPTDWSKISRVREDMKELNPEIRIKSFDEVALGYTKEEALREADRCRQCQCKLCMKECLMLREYTECPKKLFKEYLEKGYENMDKMIAYSCNQCSQCTIVCPKDFNIKDNFIAMKEDFAEKNNGYAPLKELEYVAPQQEKEASEKYSTQVKADYGKAKKTKYVFVPGCTVPAYIPDACDKVLKHLKEKLGEENVGAILQCCGKVSLLVGEKQRYLDINKKVIDQFDEMGAEVIVTICPSCYKVYSDTVKNQKVISYWDLIRDEIGLPEEALGIGENSDIVFNIHDSCVTRDVTSHHESIRWMLDEMKYRWSEIEHNGKNTRCCGVGGMACSSNPELYKKLYTRRANDFNEESVVTYCGSCRGTMEAAGKDAVHILDLMFRGKVYESSDRGYGRGYKNEEEMWSRRLATKAKFDAYKK